In one window of Phalacrocorax aristotelis chromosome W, bGulAri2.1, whole genome shotgun sequence DNA:
- the LOC142049411 gene encoding vasculin-like has translation MAQHDFAPAWLNFPTPPSSTKSSLNFEKHSENFLWTENHYEASHRRHNSSDEFEPNAGWPNGGHFGKKEKNGWRSQGRNGTENINYRGGYHGGGSCTRTSAFHCGKGQGLPENNVSDNETGKKEDKEMPKQFEAEDFPSLNPEYERTTSQNKSLATGVWEYPLNPKSRSPRMLVIKKGGTKELQISGFPVVGSLHSQPVKNGTGTSVYKGLAPKTAIPPAKPTQWKSQAKENKLGNPFSHESAYGIGNFSPFRRTAKAFTVSQNSVKECNRSNSSSPTDKVGQPRLTKLTRTRTDKKSEFLKALKQGRVEEEREDEKHAGQEKVVLFIPIVDPAVTVLRLTINNYLFGCKQLLSHGLDT, from the exons TCATCACTGAACTTTGAGAAACATTCTGAAAATTTTTTGTGGACAGAGAATCATTATGAAGCAAGTCACAGAAGACACAACTCTTCAGATGAGTTTGAGCCTAACGCTGGATGGCCTAATGGAG ggcattttgggaaaaaagagaagaatggtTGGCGTTCACAAGGCAGAAATGgtacagaaaatataaactaTCGTGGGGGATACCATGGTGGAGGTTCCTGCACTCGTACCAGCGCTTTCCACTGTGGAAAAGGCCAAGGACTGCCTGAAAACAATGTATCTGATAATGAAActgggaaaaaggaagacaaggaaATGCCCAAACAGTTTGAGGCTGAGGATTTT ccaTCTTTGAATCCTGAATATGAGAGAACAACAAGCCAGAATAAGTCTTTAGCGACAGGTGTGTGGG AGTACCCTTTGAATCCTAAATCTAGATCTCCAAGAATGCTGGTCATTAAAAAGGGCGGTACAAAAGAACTGCAGATATCTGGATTCCCTGTAGTAGGAAGTCTTCATTCACAGCCAGTAAAGAATGGAACTGGCACAAGTGTTTATAAAGGATTAGCCCCTAAAACTGCTATTCCACCCGCAAAG cCTACGCAGTGGAAAAgccaagcaaaagaaaataaacttggGAATCCATTTTCTCATGAATCTGCATATGGTATTGGCAATTTCAGTCCTTTCAGAAGAACTGCCAAGGCATTTACTGTATCACAGAATTCAGTGAAAGAG tgTAATCGGTCAAATTCGTCATCCCCTACTGACAAAGTTGGTCAGCCTCGTTTAACAAAATTGACAAGAACACGGACTGATAAGAAGAGTGaatttctgaaagcattgaAACAAGGTAGAGTTGAAGAGGAACGTGAGGATGAGAAGCACGCTGGGCAAGAGAAGGTAGTTTTGTTCATACCTATTGTAGATCCAGCAGTAACAGTTCTCAGACTGACCATAAACAACTACTTATTTGGCTGTAAACAGTTATTAAGTCATGGCCTTGATACCTAA